The following are encoded together in the Salvelinus alpinus chromosome 29, SLU_Salpinus.1, whole genome shotgun sequence genome:
- the LOC139558595 gene encoding tumor protein D52-like isoform X5, producing MEEADQGAVRPDSIPEIGEDAVTSVTVSPSIPTLTEEEQEELREELLRVEDEILTLSQVLATKENQLADIKRKLGITPLNELKQNLSKSWQEVTTSTAYKKTSEGLSVAGQKATAAFNNMGSAISRKFEDVR from the exons gtgctgTGAGACCAGACTCTATCCCAGAAATAGGGGAGGATGCAGTGACGTCAGTGACCGTGTCCCCTTCCATCCCCACCCTgacagaggaggagcaggaggagctaCGAGAGGAGCTGCTCAGG GTGGAGGATGAGATCTTGACTCTGTCTCAGGTGCTGGCAACTAAGGAGAACCAGTTGGCAGACATCAAGAGGAAGCTGGGCATCACTCCTCTCAACGAGCTCAAACAGAACCTCAGCAAGAGCTGGCAAGAGGTCACCACCTCTACAGC CTATAAGAAGACGTCAGAGGGCCTGTCTGTGGCCGGTCAGAAGGCCACAGCAGCCTTCAACAACATGGGCTCAGCTATCAGCAGGAAGTTTGAGGACGTCAGGTGA
- the LOC139558595 gene encoding tumor protein D52-like isoform X1, which produces MEEADQGAVRPDSIPEIGEDAVTSVTVSPSIPTLTEEEQEELREELLRVEDEILTLSQVLATKENQLADIKRKLGITPLNELKQNLSKSWQEVTTSTAYKKTSEGLSVAGQKATAAFNNMGSAISRKFEDVRLQSISNSFGIRSLQHSASMPVMRNTPTFKSFEEKVETLKVKMSPAASQGDFGDVLTSTATSDPSVVVEKQPEATPIALQEEHLQ; this is translated from the exons gtgctgTGAGACCAGACTCTATCCCAGAAATAGGGGAGGATGCAGTGACGTCAGTGACCGTGTCCCCTTCCATCCCCACCCTgacagaggaggagcaggaggagctaCGAGAGGAGCTGCTCAGG GTGGAGGATGAGATCTTGACTCTGTCTCAGGTGCTGGCAACTAAGGAGAACCAGTTGGCAGACATCAAGAGGAAGCTGGGCATCACTCCTCTCAACGAGCTCAAACAGAACCTCAGCAAGAGCTGGCAAGAGGTCACCACCTCTACAGC CTATAAGAAGACGTCAGAGGGCCTGTCTGTGGCCGGTCAGAAGGCCACAGCAGCCTTCAACAACATGGGCTCAGCTATCAGCAGGAAGTTTGAGGACGTCAG ATTGCAGTCTATTTCCAATTCCTTTGG CATACGCTCCCTACAGCATTCTGCTAGTATGCCTGTAATGAG GAACACGCCCACCTTCAAGTCGTTTGAGGAGAAAGTAGAGACTTTAAAG GTCAAGATGAGCCCGGCGGCGTCTCAGGGTGACTTTGGCGACGTGTTGACCTCTACAGCAACCTCTGACCCGTCTGTTGTCGTGGAGAAACAGCCAGAGGCCACGCCCATCGCCCTCCAGGAAGAACATCTCCAGTGA
- the LOC139558595 gene encoding tumor protein D52-like isoform X2, whose product MEEADQGAVRPDSIPEIGEDAVTSVTVSPSIPTLTEEEQEELREELLRVEDEILTLSQVLATKENQLADIKRKLGITPLNELKQNLSKSWQEVTTSTAYKKTSEGLSVAGQKATAAFNNMGSAISRKFEDVSIRSLQHSASMPVMRNTPTFKSFEEKVETLKVKMSPAASQGDFGDVLTSTATSDPSVVVEKQPEATPIALQEEHLQ is encoded by the exons gtgctgTGAGACCAGACTCTATCCCAGAAATAGGGGAGGATGCAGTGACGTCAGTGACCGTGTCCCCTTCCATCCCCACCCTgacagaggaggagcaggaggagctaCGAGAGGAGCTGCTCAGG GTGGAGGATGAGATCTTGACTCTGTCTCAGGTGCTGGCAACTAAGGAGAACCAGTTGGCAGACATCAAGAGGAAGCTGGGCATCACTCCTCTCAACGAGCTCAAACAGAACCTCAGCAAGAGCTGGCAAGAGGTCACCACCTCTACAGC CTATAAGAAGACGTCAGAGGGCCTGTCTGTGGCCGGTCAGAAGGCCACAGCAGCCTTCAACAACATGGGCTCAGCTATCAGCAGGAAGTTTGAGGACGTCAG CATACGCTCCCTACAGCATTCTGCTAGTATGCCTGTAATGAG GAACACGCCCACCTTCAAGTCGTTTGAGGAGAAAGTAGAGACTTTAAAG GTCAAGATGAGCCCGGCGGCGTCTCAGGGTGACTTTGGCGACGTGTTGACCTCTACAGCAACCTCTGACCCGTCTGTTGTCGTGGAGAAACAGCCAGAGGCCACGCCCATCGCCCTCCAGGAAGAACATCTCCAGTGA
- the LOC139558595 gene encoding tumor protein D52-like isoform X4: MEEADQGAVRPDSIPEIGEDAVTSVTVSPSIPTLTEEEQEELREELLRVEDEILTLSQVLATKENQLADIKRKLGITPLNELKQNLSKSWQEVTTSTAYKKTSEGLSVAGQKATAAFNNMGSAISRKFEDVRNTPTFKSFEEKVETLKVKMSPAASQGDFGDVLTSTATSDPSVVVEKQPEATPIALQEEHLQ, from the exons gtgctgTGAGACCAGACTCTATCCCAGAAATAGGGGAGGATGCAGTGACGTCAGTGACCGTGTCCCCTTCCATCCCCACCCTgacagaggaggagcaggaggagctaCGAGAGGAGCTGCTCAGG GTGGAGGATGAGATCTTGACTCTGTCTCAGGTGCTGGCAACTAAGGAGAACCAGTTGGCAGACATCAAGAGGAAGCTGGGCATCACTCCTCTCAACGAGCTCAAACAGAACCTCAGCAAGAGCTGGCAAGAGGTCACCACCTCTACAGC CTATAAGAAGACGTCAGAGGGCCTGTCTGTGGCCGGTCAGAAGGCCACAGCAGCCTTCAACAACATGGGCTCAGCTATCAGCAGGAAGTTTGAGGACGTCAG GAACACGCCCACCTTCAAGTCGTTTGAGGAGAAAGTAGAGACTTTAAAG GTCAAGATGAGCCCGGCGGCGTCTCAGGGTGACTTTGGCGACGTGTTGACCTCTACAGCAACCTCTGACCCGTCTGTTGTCGTGGAGAAACAGCCAGAGGCCACGCCCATCGCCCTCCAGGAAGAACATCTCCAGTGA
- the LOC139558595 gene encoding tumor protein D52-like isoform X3, translated as MEEADQGAVRPDSIPEIGEDAVTSVTVSPSIPTLTEEEQEELREELLRVEDEILTLSQVLATKENQLADIKRKLGITPLNELKQNLSKSWQEVTTSTAYKKTSEGLSVAGQKATAAFNNMGSAISRKFEDVRLQSISNSFGNTPTFKSFEEKVETLKVKMSPAASQGDFGDVLTSTATSDPSVVVEKQPEATPIALQEEHLQ; from the exons gtgctgTGAGACCAGACTCTATCCCAGAAATAGGGGAGGATGCAGTGACGTCAGTGACCGTGTCCCCTTCCATCCCCACCCTgacagaggaggagcaggaggagctaCGAGAGGAGCTGCTCAGG GTGGAGGATGAGATCTTGACTCTGTCTCAGGTGCTGGCAACTAAGGAGAACCAGTTGGCAGACATCAAGAGGAAGCTGGGCATCACTCCTCTCAACGAGCTCAAACAGAACCTCAGCAAGAGCTGGCAAGAGGTCACCACCTCTACAGC CTATAAGAAGACGTCAGAGGGCCTGTCTGTGGCCGGTCAGAAGGCCACAGCAGCCTTCAACAACATGGGCTCAGCTATCAGCAGGAAGTTTGAGGACGTCAG ATTGCAGTCTATTTCCAATTCCTTTGG GAACACGCCCACCTTCAAGTCGTTTGAGGAGAAAGTAGAGACTTTAAAG GTCAAGATGAGCCCGGCGGCGTCTCAGGGTGACTTTGGCGACGTGTTGACCTCTACAGCAACCTCTGACCCGTCTGTTGTCGTGGAGAAACAGCCAGAGGCCACGCCCATCGCCCTCCAGGAAGAACATCTCCAGTGA